The Solibacillus daqui genome has a segment encoding these proteins:
- a CDS encoding ABC transporter ATP-binding protein translates to MINKSSIEISLFKVYIWVVSFLKPYLMKVFLLIICGVVISVSELIIPKMFGYFIDEVLKNKNIKLFVYCLFVIFLVLLLKLIVSASKEYLQRYIQENSVRDLQWSIITKLRILGASYLEKNSTGTILALVNTEVAALQELYRRYFPEMIQHVLFVTISIYLMLDISLYLSISIIPCISLYYLFGPRIEKKASNIGQKLADSQINLGQKYYESVSLLKELNVFNSFEWDLNKTLKEVKNNTNLYSKRYWYAYLRGSIRRFTYYFGAIILIIFGCFLISEETITAGEFVSFLLLYLATMHKLTTVITLLTEQKMLMFQASKLYEFAHFEPTITEKEGAIQLDKVEGNINFENVSFSYSPNNTILKNLSFNIKSGEKIAFVGESGCGKSTIAKLMIRFYDSNIGEISIDSNLINSLSLETIRRSIGIVFQDVYIFGSTIKENILFGNPNATEEELIEASKAAHLHDYILELPDQYNTKVDEKGDTLSGGLKQRVGLARLFLMNPSIVIMDEPTSALDNITEKHIQKSLDRFLIDKTVITIAHRLSTIRDYDRIYVLDNGIIAESGPHEELLAKNGLYKKYILQTKEAGLV, encoded by the coding sequence ATGATAAATAAAAGCTCAATAGAAATAAGTTTGTTTAAGGTTTATATATGGGTTGTATCCTTTTTAAAGCCATATTTAATGAAAGTTTTCCTATTAATCATTTGCGGGGTAGTAATCTCTGTAAGTGAACTAATAATTCCCAAAATGTTTGGATATTTTATTGACGAAGTTTTAAAAAATAAGAATATAAAATTATTTGTTTATTGCCTATTTGTAATTTTTTTAGTATTACTACTAAAGTTAATCGTTTCAGCTTCAAAAGAATATTTGCAACGGTATATTCAAGAAAATAGTGTAAGAGACTTGCAGTGGAGTATTATAACAAAATTACGAATTCTTGGTGCCAGTTATCTTGAGAAAAACTCTACAGGGACAATACTTGCGTTAGTAAACACTGAAGTTGCAGCTTTACAAGAGCTATATAGAAGATATTTCCCTGAAATGATACAACATGTTTTATTTGTTACTATCTCTATTTATCTCATGTTAGATATTAGTCTATATTTAAGTATATCTATAATACCTTGTATATCCCTGTACTATTTATTTGGCCCAAGGATTGAAAAGAAGGCTTCTAATATTGGACAAAAACTAGCAGATAGTCAAATAAATTTAGGACAGAAATATTACGAAAGTGTCTCTTTACTCAAAGAACTGAATGTGTTTAATAGCTTTGAATGGGATTTAAATAAAACATTAAAAGAGGTAAAGAACAATACAAATTTATATTCGAAGCGGTATTGGTATGCATATTTAAGAGGATCGATTCGACGTTTTACATATTATTTTGGAGCGATTATTCTTATAATATTTGGTTGTTTTTTAATAAGTGAAGAAACCATAACAGCAGGAGAATTTGTTTCATTTTTACTACTATATTTAGCTACGATGCATAAATTAACAACAGTAATTACTCTTTTAACGGAGCAAAAAATGCTCATGTTTCAAGCGAGTAAACTTTATGAATTTGCACACTTTGAACCAACAATAACTGAAAAGGAAGGTGCAATACAATTAGATAAGGTAGAAGGAAATATTAATTTCGAAAATGTATCCTTTAGTTATTCTCCTAATAATACTATATTAAAAAATTTAAGTTTTAATATTAAGTCAGGGGAAAAAATAGCATTTGTTGGAGAGTCAGGATGTGGAAAATCTACAATTGCAAAGTTAATGATACGTTTTTATGACAGTAATATTGGGGAAATCTCAATTGATAGCAACCTTATTAACTCACTGAGTTTGGAGACGATTAGACGATCAATTGGAATTGTCTTTCAAGATGTTTATATTTTTGGCTCTACTATAAAAGAGAATATTTTATTTGGAAATCCAAACGCAACAGAAGAAGAGTTAATTGAGGCATCAAAGGCAGCTCATTTACATGACTATATTTTGGAATTACCGGATCAATATAATACGAAAGTTGATGAAAAAGGGGATACTTTATCAGGTGGACTCAAACAACGAGTGGGCTTGGCAAGACTGTTTCTAATGAATCCATCTATAGTAATAATGGATGAACCAACCTCTGCTTTAGATAATATAACTGAAAAACATATACAAAAATCTTTAGATCGTTTTCTAATAGATAAGACCGTAATAACCATTGCTCACAGATTAAGTACTATTCGAGATTATGATCGAATATACGTACTTGATAATGGCATAATTGCAGAATCTGGTCCACATGAGGAGTTACTAGCAAAGAATGGGCTTTATAAGAAATATATTTTACAAACGAAAGAAGCTGGGCTCGTATGA
- a CDS encoding chemotaxis protein CheY, producing the protein MAIAVVVNDGGIVTPIVEGTVLRIIKKDGTVEDHRNPALDLTEGRRGATLRKAIELGATTFVAPPATFCELSYGKAQQEQVNFINIVANQTFSNVADQIKSGAINVTNKLPPDEVVPSAPVVK; encoded by the coding sequence ATGGCAATCGCAGTAGTAGTAAATGATGGCGGCATCGTAACACCAATCGTAGAGGGAACAGTATTACGAATTATCAAAAAGGACGGTACAGTAGAAGATCATCGCAACCCAGCGCTTGATTTAACAGAAGGTCGTCGCGGTGCAACATTACGTAAAGCAATCGAGTTAGGTGCAACTACATTCGTCGCTCCACCAGCAACGTTTTGTGAATTATCGTATGGAAAAGCGCAGCAAGAGCAAGTAAACTTCATTAACATCGTAGCAAATCAAACATTTTCGAATGTAGCTGATCAAATCAAATCAGGTGCCATCAACGTAACGAACAAATTACCACCAGACGAAGTTGTACCAAGTGCACCTGTAGTGAAATAA
- a CDS encoding LLM class flavin-dependent oxidoreductase encodes MTKVEFITMAPTSGDSEYVGNQASKKDQQTWSGAGVDSDRQPSVEYITKVAQAAEKAGFTTLLLPIGGSCVDSLVAAAHLTAHTDNLKFLFAVRPGSTAPTQLAKQFASVNYWTNNRVFVNVVTGGAPKELENDGDFLSHADRYKRTREYIEILKRLFNGETFDYNGEFYTLKGANLPLPLKEAPPIFFGGSSQIAKEVATDLADVYMLWGETLETTQEELESVVKLAKEKNRDLSYSVSFQVVLGDTEEEAFANANKIISQVDPSVLAAKHENTLKNGAVGVGRLHQIMLESKDNNFVIAPNIWAGLTQVLSGNSIALVGTPQQVAERVVEFVDLGFDKVLLRGFPHLEVIEEIGAKVIPLVNAILAEREKQVV; translated from the coding sequence GTGACTAAAGTGGAATTTATTACAATGGCGCCAACTTCAGGCGATAGCGAGTATGTAGGAAATCAAGCTTCGAAAAAGGATCAACAAACTTGGTCAGGCGCTGGAGTTGATTCAGATCGTCAGCCTTCAGTGGAATACATTACAAAAGTAGCGCAAGCAGCAGAAAAAGCGGGCTTCACTACATTATTATTACCAATCGGTGGTAGCTGCGTCGATTCATTAGTGGCGGCTGCTCATTTAACGGCACATACAGATAACTTGAAATTTTTATTTGCAGTACGCCCAGGCTCAACAGCACCTACACAATTAGCTAAACAGTTCGCATCTGTGAATTACTGGACGAATAATCGCGTATTCGTCAATGTTGTTACGGGTGGTGCACCGAAAGAATTAGAAAACGATGGCGATTTTTTATCACACGCAGATCGCTATAAGCGTACACGTGAATATATTGAAATTTTAAAGCGTTTATTTAACGGTGAAACGTTTGATTACAACGGAGAATTTTACACATTAAAAGGTGCAAACTTACCGTTACCATTAAAAGAGGCACCCCCAATTTTCTTCGGAGGGTCATCTCAAATCGCCAAAGAAGTGGCAACCGATTTGGCAGATGTTTATATGCTGTGGGGCGAAACATTAGAAACGACGCAGGAAGAGCTTGAATCAGTTGTGAAATTAGCGAAGGAAAAAAATCGCGACCTTTCATACAGCGTGTCCTTCCAAGTGGTGTTAGGCGATACAGAGGAAGAAGCGTTTGCCAATGCCAACAAAATTATTAGCCAAGTAGATCCAAGCGTATTAGCAGCGAAGCATGAAAATACGCTGAAAAATGGCGCGGTTGGTGTTGGACGTTTACACCAAATCATGCTGGAATCAAAAGACAATAATTTCGTCATCGCACCAAATATTTGGGCAGGCTTAACACAAGTTTTATCAGGCAATTCAATTGCTTTAGTAGGTACACCGCAGCAAGTTGCAGAGCGTGTTGTGGAATTCGTAGACTTAGGCTTTGACAAAGTATTATTACGCGGCTTCCCACACTTAGAGGTAATTGAAGAAATTGGCGCAAAAGTAATTCCATTAGTCAATGCGATTTTAGCAGAGCGCGAAAAACAAGTGGTATAA
- a CDS encoding redoxin domain-containing protein, which yields MKRITQLSLVLLLGLAIVYAIFSNVSQQQVLAKDVTLHSLTGEGQTISASGNVILNFWATYCPPCEREMPALNAVYSNLQAKSVQLYAINVEEPTKIVNQYVKNKDLDFPILLDRSGELKDAYAITTLPTTLFIRDGEVVHTVKGEITEPEIYELTKKYFN from the coding sequence ATGAAGCGCATTACTCAACTTTCTTTAGTTCTACTACTTGGGCTTGCAATTGTGTACGCCATTTTTTCAAACGTGTCACAACAACAGGTACTCGCCAAAGATGTCACACTACATTCTCTAACTGGTGAGGGGCAAACGATTTCCGCTTCTGGCAACGTCATCTTAAATTTCTGGGCTACGTATTGCCCTCCATGTGAACGAGAAATGCCTGCACTGAATGCGGTATATTCAAATTTGCAGGCAAAATCAGTACAGCTGTATGCCATTAACGTTGAGGAACCAACGAAAATCGTCAATCAATATGTAAAGAATAAAGACTTAGATTTTCCGATTTTACTAGATCGCAGTGGCGAACTAAAGGACGCCTACGCGATCACAACACTACCAACAACGCTGTTTATACGTGATGGTGAAGTAGTGCATACGGTGAAGGGTGAAATCACCGAGCCTGAAATATATGAGTTAACAAAAAAATACTTCAATTAA
- a CDS encoding FixH family protein: MKRLFLTVLLLAGCSAQETEHLEVTIEASKQNVEAFEPITITAQIEAGEKPVTENAEVDFELINPNGQTIGTVNPINNGDGTYSIETSFDASGVYRIISHVDYEEMHEMPEVEVKVK; the protein is encoded by the coding sequence TTGAAACGACTCTTCCTTACTGTGCTGCTACTTGCCGGCTGTAGTGCACAGGAAACAGAGCACCTAGAAGTAACGATAGAAGCAAGTAAACAGAATGTCGAAGCATTTGAGCCTATAACAATTACAGCGCAAATTGAAGCTGGTGAAAAGCCGGTGACTGAAAATGCCGAGGTAGATTTTGAACTTATCAATCCGAATGGGCAAACGATTGGAACCGTCAATCCAATAAATAATGGCGATGGTACGTATTCAATCGAAACGAGTTTTGATGCAAGTGGCGTGTACCGCATTATTTCACATGTTGATTATGAGGAGATGCACGAAATGCCTGAAGTTGAGGTGAAGGTGAAATGA
- a CDS encoding O-acetylhomoserine aminocarboxypropyltransferase/cysteine synthase family protein — protein MTFFNQETIALHTGQTVDSVTRSREVPLYQTTSYVFDDTEHAASLFKLQGSGYLYSRNANPTNAVFEERLAALEGGVAGFAVSSGQAAILIAVLTLAQAGEEIVATNALYGGTYTLFSKTLPRFGVTVRFVEGSDLAEVEAAINDKTRAVFTETIGNPSLQIADIEGLAAVAHQHDVPLIVDNTFATPYLSKPIEFGADIVVHSTTKFIGGHGTSLGGAIIDAGKFEWKETRFPTFVQPNELIENRSFVEAAGEKAFIAKARFELGHDLGATLSPFNAWLFIQGLESLAVRVRQHVLNAQAVAEYLAQHELVEWVNLPTLEGNDPNQLVEKYLPKGAGSIFSFGIKGGLEAAKAFINNVELLSHVANVGDSKSLVIHPASTSHSRLTPEQQLASGVTPGLIRLSIGLEDIEDIKADLSQALQKASEAAQIAK, from the coding sequence ATGACATTTTTCAACCAAGAAACAATCGCCCTACATACTGGCCAAACGGTAGATTCAGTTACCCGTTCACGCGAAGTTCCACTTTATCAAACAACATCTTATGTTTTTGATGATACTGAGCACGCAGCAAGCCTGTTCAAATTACAAGGCAGTGGCTATCTATATTCACGAAATGCTAACCCAACAAACGCTGTATTCGAGGAGCGTTTAGCTGCACTTGAAGGTGGTGTGGCAGGCTTTGCGGTTTCTTCAGGGCAAGCGGCAATTTTAATCGCGGTTTTAACATTAGCGCAAGCTGGTGAAGAAATCGTAGCGACAAACGCATTATACGGAGGTACGTATACATTATTCTCTAAAACATTACCTCGCTTTGGCGTAACGGTTCGTTTTGTTGAAGGTTCGGATTTAGCAGAAGTCGAAGCAGCAATCAATGACAAAACACGCGCCGTATTCACGGAAACAATTGGGAACCCAAGTTTACAAATTGCGGATATCGAAGGTTTAGCAGCAGTTGCACATCAACATGATGTTCCGCTCATTGTAGATAACACATTTGCAACGCCATATTTATCGAAGCCAATTGAATTTGGCGCAGATATTGTTGTTCATTCAACGACAAAGTTCATTGGCGGTCATGGAACATCACTAGGTGGTGCAATTATTGATGCCGGGAAGTTTGAATGGAAGGAAACCCGTTTCCCGACCTTTGTTCAGCCAAATGAATTAATCGAAAATCGTTCATTTGTTGAGGCGGCTGGAGAAAAGGCATTTATCGCAAAGGCTCGATTTGAATTAGGGCATGATTTAGGTGCGACATTATCACCGTTTAATGCATGGTTGTTTATACAAGGTTTAGAGTCATTAGCGGTGCGCGTACGTCAGCATGTATTGAATGCACAGGCCGTTGCGGAATATTTGGCACAGCATGAGCTCGTAGAATGGGTGAACTTGCCAACATTAGAGGGAAATGACCCAAATCAGTTAGTCGAAAAATACTTACCAAAAGGCGCGGGCTCCATCTTTAGCTTTGGCATTAAAGGCGGATTAGAGGCAGCAAAAGCGTTCATTAACAATGTGGAATTATTATCACATGTAGCAAACGTAGGTGATTCGAAATCACTTGTGATTCACCCAGCGAGTACATCACATTCACGTTTAACACCAGAGCAGCAATTAGCAAGCGGTGTAACACCGGGCTTAATTCGATTATCAATCGGTTTAGAAGATATTGAAGATATTAAAGCGGATTTATCACAAGCTTTACAAAAAGCGAGTGAAGCCGCACAAATCGCGAAATAG
- a CDS encoding LLM class flavin-dependent oxidoreductase: MTKKQMKLGLFLMGTGHHIASWRHPQAQADASENVEFFKEVAIKAEQGKLDMLFLSDGLSFNELSHPAEQVRFEPLTLHAVLSTVTKNIGLTATASTTYNEPFHIARKFSSLDHLSGGRAAWNIVTSYYEAEASNFNQDKHLDHSLRYERADEFVEVVKGLWDSYEDDALARNKATGEFITKGKLHTLHHKGEYYAVRGPLNSSRPPQGRPVLVQAGSSDSGTTLAAKQADVIFTAQQTLEDAQKFYKLLKDKAVAAGRECDDVKIMPGVSVYVAETEELARAKYEELQQLITPEIGLDFLADYLGYDLSNHDLDGPLPKDIPPTNGNRSRQQLIIELAERENLTIRDLYLRIAGSRGHRIIFGSPTQIADQLEEWVENEAADGFNLMPPYFPGGFTDFIDLVIPELQKRGTFRTEYEGTTLRENLGLKQVPSRYALQKV; encoded by the coding sequence ATGACAAAAAAGCAAATGAAGTTAGGGCTGTTTTTAATGGGAACAGGCCACCATATCGCTTCATGGCGCCACCCACAAGCGCAGGCTGATGCGAGTGAAAACGTGGAATTCTTTAAAGAAGTAGCCATAAAAGCTGAGCAAGGCAAGCTTGATATGCTGTTTTTAAGTGACGGCTTATCGTTCAATGAATTATCCCACCCCGCCGAGCAAGTTCGTTTTGAACCGCTGACATTACACGCAGTCTTATCAACAGTAACTAAAAACATCGGTTTAACGGCAACAGCATCAACGACGTATAATGAGCCGTTCCATATTGCGCGTAAGTTTTCATCATTAGACCATTTAAGTGGTGGCCGTGCCGCTTGGAATATCGTGACATCTTACTATGAAGCAGAGGCGAGCAACTTCAATCAGGATAAGCATTTAGACCACTCGTTACGTTACGAGCGTGCAGATGAATTTGTTGAAGTTGTAAAAGGTCTTTGGGATTCTTATGAGGATGACGCATTAGCACGAAACAAAGCAACTGGTGAATTTATTACAAAGGGTAAATTACACACATTACATCATAAAGGTGAATACTATGCTGTGCGTGGGCCTTTAAATTCAAGCCGTCCACCACAAGGTCGCCCGGTACTAGTGCAAGCTGGTTCATCGGATTCAGGGACGACACTTGCGGCAAAACAAGCAGATGTGATTTTCACCGCACAGCAAACATTAGAGGACGCTCAAAAATTTTATAAACTGCTTAAGGACAAAGCAGTAGCAGCAGGTCGTGAGTGTGATGACGTGAAAATTATGCCGGGCGTTTCGGTGTACGTAGCGGAAACAGAAGAATTAGCACGTGCGAAATATGAGGAGCTACAACAGCTCATAACACCTGAAATTGGCCTAGACTTTTTAGCGGATTACTTAGGCTATGACCTATCAAATCATGATTTAGATGGTCCATTACCGAAGGACATTCCTCCGACAAATGGTAACCGCAGTCGCCAGCAGTTAATTATTGAACTAGCCGAGCGTGAGAATTTAACAATTCGTGATTTATATTTACGTATCGCTGGCTCACGTGGTCACCGCATCATTTTCGGATCACCAACGCAAATTGCCGATCAATTAGAGGAATGGGTAGAAAATGAAGCAGCTGACGGCTTTAACTTAATGCCGCCATACTTCCCAGGTGGCTTTACCGATTTCATTGATTTAGTCATTCCAGAATTACAAAAGCGCGGTACATTCCGTACTGAATATGAAGGCACAACTCTGCGTGAAAACTTAGGCTTAAAGCAAGTACCTTCACGCTATGCGCTACAGAAAGTGTAG
- a CDS encoding S-layer homology domain-containing protein, whose product MGTYLQDQTITLNVKNAIDAFTDGSDRQITFTLNGNEADADSGRFSLYSLEVPNAAFRPKLVVTYETGPVNTPPTGSFTIADGAETNASTVNLSVTGSDADAVDSVTHMRFADSVANLLTASWLPFSNTAIFTLSGGDGPKTIYMQLRDSNNGVSANSSQTILLDQTAPTGTLNINNGAAWTNSATVTLKGTYSDGSGSGVDQARLSNINGTWQTSWFNIADLNGKSWVLPAGDGAKTVYVQYKDRVGNTSNSIITSTITVDTIAPVITNIVNNNAYNSKVNPLFNEGSGLLNGSPYISGTDITQDGTYTLNVSDPAGNSTTVVFKIDTIAPSVVGIANGGIYNTSKKITFNEGTATLNGAAFVSGSQVALDGVYTLVVTDAAGNVTTVSFEIDKTAPIIKGVSDGKSYNSKVTVGFNEGTATLNGAAFAKDTEINQDGAYTLVVTDEAGNVTTVSFEIDKTAPIVKGVSDGKSYNSKVTVGFNEGTATLNGAAFAKDTEIDQDGAYTLVVTDEAGNVTTVSFEIDKTAPIVMGVSDGKSYNSKVTVGFNEGTATLNGAAFTKDTDIDRDGAYTLVVTDKAGNVTTVSFNVDKVSPIVTGVADGEFYKVKKTIDFNEGTATLNGANFTSGTEVTQDGIYALVVTDEAGNVTKIQFIIDRTPPTGTLVINNGSATTNSKSVTLSLTSSDGGGSGVTEMRFSTDELTWSAWEKVMLTKNWDLIGGTGPKKLYVQYRDAAGNSSISSMALIEYKTSNGSDSSGGGYNSTPEPSPTPIEPKPEQPAPSPVEPKPEQPEEPIPSYRFNDISNNWAKVMIEDIAAHGIITGYPDGTFRPNAPIQRQHVALMFTRAFELTAKRDAASFSDVPTDHPYYEAITLLQQAGIIDGSDGAFNPDAPMTRAQMAKVIVLAFGLTPGGTSTFQDVSKTHWSYDYIAALESNGIALGDNGSFNPDEPVTRAQFVAFMYRALNL is encoded by the coding sequence ATGGGTACTTATCTTCAGGATCAGACAATAACGCTAAATGTGAAGAATGCCATCGATGCTTTTACAGATGGTTCTGATCGCCAAATAACCTTTACACTTAACGGGAATGAAGCCGATGCAGATAGCGGGAGATTTTCATTGTACTCCCTGGAAGTTCCGAATGCTGCATTTCGCCCGAAGCTGGTCGTTACTTATGAGACTGGTCCGGTAAATACACCTCCTACGGGTTCCTTCACGATTGCTGACGGAGCTGAGACAAACGCAAGCACTGTCAATCTATCCGTAACAGGATCAGATGCTGATGCAGTGGATAGTGTTACCCATATGAGATTTGCGGATAGCGTTGCTAATTTATTAACGGCATCTTGGCTACCTTTCAGCAATACAGCAATATTCACTCTCTCAGGAGGAGATGGACCTAAGACCATCTATATGCAATTGAGGGATTCCAATAATGGGGTATCAGCCAATTCATCTCAGACCATTCTATTGGATCAGACAGCACCAACAGGTACACTGAACATTAATAATGGTGCCGCATGGACGAATTCGGCTACAGTCACATTGAAAGGAACCTATTCGGATGGAAGCGGCTCAGGAGTTGATCAGGCGCGCCTTTCTAATATCAACGGCACTTGGCAGACCAGTTGGTTCAACATCGCTGACTTGAACGGGAAGTCATGGGTCCTACCGGCTGGTGATGGAGCTAAAACCGTATATGTACAATATAAAGATAGAGTTGGAAATACGAGTAACTCGATCATTACCAGTACGATTACAGTAGATACAATAGCTCCTGTTATTACGAATATAGTGAATAACAATGCATATAACAGCAAAGTTAATCCTCTATTTAACGAAGGCAGCGGATTGCTTAATGGGAGCCCCTATATCAGTGGCACAGACATCACACAGGATGGAACGTATACGTTAAACGTCAGCGATCCAGCAGGCAATAGTACGACGGTGGTTTTCAAGATTGATACGATAGCACCTAGCGTAGTGGGAATAGCGAATGGTGGAATATACAACACGAGCAAAAAAATTACTTTTAACGAAGGGACTGCAACTTTAAACGGAGCTGCTTTTGTTAGTGGTTCACAGGTTGCTCTAGATGGTGTGTATACTCTGGTTGTCACAGATGCGGCTGGCAATGTAACAACAGTAAGCTTTGAAATTGATAAGACAGCACCTATCATTAAGGGAGTAAGCGACGGTAAATCTTATAACTCGAAAGTAACCGTAGGCTTCAACGAAGGAACAGCGACATTGAACGGAGCGGCATTTGCTAAGGATACAGAGATTAATCAAGATGGAGCCTATACGCTTGTTGTCACAGATGAGGCAGGGAATGTAACAACAGTAAGCTTTGAGATTGATAAGACAGCACCTATCGTTAAGGGAGTAAGCGACGGTAAATCTTATAACTCGAAAGTAACCGTAGGCTTCAACGAAGGAACAGCGACATTGAACGGAGCGGCATTTGCTAAGGATACAGAGATTGATCAAGATGGAGCCTATACACTTGTTGTCACAGATGAGGCAGGGAATGTAACAACAGTAAGCTTTGAGATTGATAAGACAGCACCTATCGTTATGGGAGTAAGCGACGGTAAATCTTATAACTCGAAAGTAACCGTAGGCTTCAACGAAGGAACAGCGACATTGAACGGAGCGGCATTTACTAAGGATACAGATATTGATCGAGATGGAGCCTATACGCTTGTTGTCACAGATAAGGCAGGCAATGTAACAACAGTAAGCTTTAATGTGGATAAGGTATCTCCAATTGTGACGGGAGTAGCGGATGGTGAATTCTACAAAGTAAAGAAGACGATTGACTTCAATGAAGGAACAGCGACGTTGAATGGAGCAAACTTTACTAGCGGTACAGAAGTTACACAAGATGGTATCTATGCGCTTGTTGTAACGGATGAGGCAGGTAATGTAACAAAGATTCAATTCATCATTGATAGAACTCCGCCCACAGGAACGCTTGTTATTAATAATGGTTCTGCTACTACAAATAGCAAATCTGTGACGCTTAGTCTGACTTCATCTGACGGGGGAGGAAGTGGAGTCACTGAAATGCGTTTTTCTACGGATGAGCTAACTTGGTCAGCATGGGAAAAAGTAATGCTTACAAAAAACTGGGATTTGATTGGTGGTACTGGGCCGAAGAAACTCTATGTGCAATATCGTGATGCTGCAGGGAATTCAAGCATTTCATCTATGGCGTTAATTGAGTACAAGACTAGCAACGGTTCAGATAGTAGTGGCGGTGGCTACAATTCGACACCGGAGCCAAGTCCAACACCAATAGAGCCAAAGCCGGAACAACCAGCACCATCCCCGGTAGAGCCAAAGCCAGAGCAACCAGAAGAACCAATACCAAGTTATCGATTCAACGATATTTCGAATAACTGGGCAAAGGTCATGATTGAAGACATTGCAGCTCATGGTATTATCACAGGCTATCCAGACGGCACATTCCGACCGAATGCGCCAATCCAACGACAACACGTTGCATTGATGTTTACCCGTGCTTTCGAGTTAACAGCAAAACGTGATGCTGCATCGTTTAGTGATGTACCAACTGATCACCCGTACTATGAGGCCATTACATTATTACAACAAGCGGGCATCATTGATGGTTCGGATGGGGCATTCAATCCAGATGCACCAATGACGCGCGCACAAATGGCAAAAGTTATTGTGCTTGCATTTGGTCTTACACCAGGAGGGACAAGTACCTTCCAAGACGTTTCGAAGACGCATTGGAGCTATGACTATATTGCTGCGCTCGAATCGAATGGTATTGCCTTAGGTGATAACGGAAGCTTTAATCCAGACGAGCCAGTGACACGCGCACAATTCGTGGCGTTTATGTACAGAGCACTAAACCTATAA
- the ssuE gene encoding NADPH-dependent FMN reductase — protein sequence MTKAILINGGNSVSSRLTGVEQYIANNLTAKGIEVETIQVHQLPAEDLITANYKSEAIAAEIVKVGAADIVVFLTPIYKGSYTGILKTFIDLLPQKGLEGKQVFPVAIGGSIAHLLALEYSLKPVLSILGATNIDCPIYIVDSQVARIEGGFTLDETATARIDNVFSTVSGVKVGV from the coding sequence ATGACAAAGGCAATTTTAATTAATGGTGGTAATAGTGTATCGTCACGTTTAACAGGTGTCGAGCAGTATATTGCAAACAACTTGACAGCTAAGGGAATAGAAGTAGAAACGATCCAAGTACATCAGTTACCGGCAGAAGATTTAATTACAGCGAACTATAAGAGTGAGGCGATTGCAGCGGAAATCGTGAAAGTTGGCGCGGCTGACATCGTAGTCTTTTTAACACCGATTTATAAAGGCTCGTATACCGGCATTTTAAAAACATTTATCGATCTATTACCACAAAAAGGGCTAGAAGGAAAGCAAGTATTCCCAGTGGCAATTGGAGGCTCGATTGCACATTTACTAGCATTAGAGTATTCGTTAAAGCCGGTATTATCGATATTAGGTGCAACGAATATCGATTGTCCGATTTATATTGTCGATTCTCAAGTAGCGCGTATTGAAGGTGGCTTTACTTTAGACGAAACTGCGACAGCACGTATTGATAATGTTTTTTCGACTGTAAGTGGGGTTAAGGTAGGGGTTTAG